Proteins from one Streptomyces sp. NBC_00289 genomic window:
- a CDS encoding acyl carrier protein, with product MDQTTKTWIFDDLDDLDDLDYEFEQDHVVDVVPPSLGQLASCGLTERTRLIDAYVRAELARVLRVEPHTIDTVGRPMNSLGIGSITGLELQRRMEAVLQVDVNLNMLLRANSAAELVDCLAGQLGPEDNPHKHAGEIEHLVSHDLPGTA from the coding sequence ATGGACCAGACGACGAAGACCTGGATCTTCGACGACCTTGACGATCTCGACGACCTGGACTACGAGTTCGAGCAGGACCACGTGGTGGACGTGGTGCCGCCGAGCCTGGGGCAGCTGGCCTCCTGCGGCCTCACCGAACGCACCCGGCTCATCGACGCCTACGTACGGGCCGAACTCGCCCGTGTGCTGCGGGTGGAGCCGCACACCATCGACACCGTGGGCCGCCCCATGAACAGCCTCGGCATCGGCTCCATCACCGGCCTCGAACTCCAGCGCCGGATGGAGGCCGTCCTCCAGGTCGACGTCAACCTCAACATGCTGCTGCGCGCCAACAGCGCCGCCGAACTGGTCGACTGCCTGGCCGGACAGCTCGGCCCCGAGGACAACCCGCACAAGCACGCCGGCGAGATCGAGCACCTCGTCTCGCACGACCTGCCGGGCACGGCGTGA
- a CDS encoding MFS transporter, translating into MTTSYPSATATAELAAGRWGARLWALLFVLAGNMLIDALEVSVAVVALPAIGTDLGLPLTAVQWTMTGFAVGFGGLMLFGARVVSLLGRRRVYLAALLAFAAASLLSAFAQEPWLLVATRLVKGFCAALTAPTGLAIISTAFPEGPPRSRALSVYTLFGAVGFTTGLLLSGWLTGYSWRLTFAFPAPVVLLLFALGLRLIPDSDTAPGAAPGMHRRYDVTGAVTFTGALLALVQGITALPAHGWADPRSGGALLAAATLLALFVAVERTAPAPLVRFGALRGGPMLRSALGAACLNGSYLGLLFVLVHQLQTVAGWSPLRCALALGPAAAPLAVTALLSGRLVTRFGAPRLIAAGAVLPLAGYLLQLRTSWPLDYPGLLLPTLLLVGAGFVLSFAALNTQATAWLPAAERGAGSGLYQTAVQTGAALIPALTAALLTAATPAHATAAEAVAACRPALVLVAALGGLGLLVGLRGLTRTAVPRRPPVPPTHSTTGNDHGPDDEDLDLRRP; encoded by the coding sequence GTGACCACGTCGTATCCCTCCGCGACGGCCACCGCCGAGCTCGCCGCCGGGCGGTGGGGCGCACGGCTGTGGGCCCTGCTGTTCGTCCTCGCCGGCAACATGCTCATCGACGCGCTCGAAGTGTCCGTGGCGGTCGTGGCGCTGCCCGCGATCGGCACGGACCTCGGGCTGCCGCTGACCGCCGTGCAGTGGACGATGACCGGTTTCGCCGTCGGCTTCGGCGGGCTGATGCTCTTCGGCGCCCGCGTCGTGAGCCTGCTGGGGCGCCGCCGGGTCTACCTGGCGGCGCTCCTCGCCTTCGCGGCCGCCTCCCTGCTGAGCGCGTTCGCCCAGGAACCCTGGCTGCTGGTCGCCACTCGCCTGGTCAAGGGCTTCTGCGCGGCGCTCACCGCGCCCACCGGCCTCGCCATCATCTCCACCGCCTTCCCCGAAGGCCCGCCCCGCAGCCGGGCGTTGTCCGTCTACACCCTGTTCGGCGCGGTCGGCTTCACCACCGGCCTGCTCCTCTCCGGCTGGCTCACCGGCTACAGCTGGCGGCTGACCTTCGCCTTCCCGGCACCGGTCGTGCTGCTGCTCTTCGCCCTCGGCCTGCGCCTGATCCCCGACAGCGACACGGCACCCGGGGCAGCACCCGGCATGCACCGGCGCTACGACGTGACGGGCGCCGTCACCTTCACCGGCGCCCTGCTCGCCCTCGTCCAGGGCATCACCGCCCTCCCGGCCCACGGCTGGGCCGATCCCCGGTCCGGCGGAGCCCTGCTGGCCGCCGCGACGCTGCTCGCGCTGTTCGTCGCCGTCGAACGCACCGCGCCCGCACCGCTGGTGCGGTTCGGCGCGCTGCGCGGCGGACCGATGCTCCGCTCGGCCCTTGGCGCGGCCTGTCTCAACGGGTCGTATCTCGGGCTGCTGTTCGTCCTCGTCCACCAGTTGCAGACGGTCGCCGGCTGGTCGCCGCTGCGCTGCGCGCTGGCCCTCGGACCGGCCGCCGCCCCGCTCGCGGTCACCGCGCTGCTGTCCGGCCGGCTCGTCACCCGCTTCGGCGCCCCGCGGCTCATCGCGGCCGGCGCGGTCCTCCCCCTCGCGGGCTACCTGCTCCAGCTGCGCACGTCCTGGCCGCTCGACTACCCGGGGCTGCTGCTGCCCACGCTGCTGCTGGTGGGGGCCGGCTTCGTGCTGTCCTTCGCCGCGCTGAACACGCAGGCCACCGCGTGGCTGCCGGCCGCCGAACGCGGCGCGGGCAGCGGCCTCTACCAGACGGCCGTACAGACCGGTGCGGCCCTGATTCCGGCGCTCACCGCCGCCCTGCTCACGGCCGCCACCCCGGCGCACGCCACGGCCGCCGAGGCCGTGGCGGCCTGCCGGCCCGCGCTCGTCCTGGTCGCCGCACTCGGCGGACTCGGACTCCTCGTGGGCCTTCGCGGCCTCACCCGCACCGCCGTACCGCGCCGCCCTCCCGTACCTCCCACCCACTCCACGACGGGGAACGATCATGGACCAGACGACGAAGACCTGGATCTTCGACGACCTTGA
- a CDS encoding 4'-phosphopantetheinyl transferase superfamily protein produces the protein MSGDLLVRGGPATDAARLPVPGRLDVWLLRRPRLDSAAEQLELTELSDAERRRTASFVRPTDGITYASAHVALRRLLGAYLGRAPRDVPFVREPCPGCAKPHGRPAVAHPGPPLHFSLAHSHGMAAIAVSTTVIGVDVERLPRDETVEVCAPALHPGEREELAGLAGQAKREAFGRMWTRKEAYLKALGTGLSRDPGQDYLGSDAHRRPAGWTLLDLPAGPRHNAAVAVLGTEAPRVGVRWLPPEALFAGGTVDLDAVDPGVAATTTQGPDRGA, from the coding sequence GTGAGCGGGGACCTGCTCGTCCGCGGGGGGCCGGCCACCGACGCGGCCCGGCTGCCCGTCCCCGGCCGGCTCGACGTGTGGCTGCTGCGCCGGCCCCGGCTCGACTCGGCGGCCGAACAGCTGGAGCTGACCGAGCTCAGCGACGCCGAACGCAGGCGCACCGCCTCCTTCGTGCGCCCCACGGACGGCATCACCTACGCCTCCGCGCACGTCGCCCTGCGCCGGCTGCTCGGCGCCTACCTGGGCCGGGCCCCGCGGGACGTGCCGTTCGTGCGGGAGCCCTGCCCCGGCTGCGCCAAACCGCACGGGCGGCCCGCCGTCGCCCACCCCGGCCCGCCGCTGCACTTCTCCCTCGCCCACAGCCACGGCATGGCCGCCATCGCCGTCTCCACCACGGTGATCGGCGTCGACGTGGAGCGGCTGCCCCGCGACGAGACCGTCGAGGTGTGCGCCCCCGCCCTGCACCCGGGGGAACGGGAGGAACTCGCCGGCCTCGCCGGCCAGGCCAAGCGCGAGGCGTTCGGCCGGATGTGGACCCGCAAGGAGGCCTACCTCAAGGCGCTCGGCACCGGCCTGTCCCGCGATCCGGGCCAGGACTACCTCGGCTCCGACGCCCACCGCAGGCCGGCCGGCTGGACCCTCCTGGACCTGCCGGCCGGCCCCCGGCACAACGCCGCCGTCGCGGTGCTCGGCACCGAGGCGCCCCGGGTCGGGGTGCGCTGGCTGCCCCCGGAGGCACTGTTCGCCGGCGGCACGGTGGACCTCGACGCCGTCGACCCGGGCGTCGCCGCCACGACCACGCAAGGACCTGACAGGGGAGCGTGA
- a CDS encoding SDR family oxidoreductase, with protein sequence MAGADAVDTQVVVVGAGPVGLMLAGELCLGGADVTVLELLDAPTTQSRASTLHARTMEILHQRDLLEGPGGFGDPLPPHEPMGHFGGLPMDLRLPSPYPGQWKVPQVRTEELLGARAVELGARIMRGYRVVGLEPYPHHIEVAAEYGGRRERFTTRYVVGCDGEDSAVRRLAGIGFPGNGAERELIRADVDGIEIRNRRFERLPKGLAIAARRGDGVTRVMVHEFGRPARASGEASSADIVEAWRNVTGEDISGGTPLWVNSFGDASRHAERYRDRRVLLAGDAAHQQMPIGGQALNLGLQDAVNLGWKLAATVVGQAPDGLLDTYHEERHAVGRRVLSHIRAQARLLLGGPEVEALRSVVGELTAYEPVRAHLAGTISGLDVRYETAAGHPLVGARLPEAQLPGSAEPFSALGLLRTGRGLLLVPARQEELRQRIADVARPWAATVDTVTALPPAEGPLTEVAAVLVRPDGHVAWAGDSPDGLDAALGRWFTPGGPRDTLPRAHPHATHAHVNGRRRNMGDLTGKTALVTGASRGMGRATAERLARDGALVAVHYATNEDAAAEVVAGIEKDGGRAFAVPAELDAPGGVHELFLGLERGLKERTGSTVLDILVNNAGVMGGVKPEDTTPDQFDRIFGVNAKAPFFIIQRALADIPDGGRIVNISSGLTRFANPDEIAYAMSKGAVEQLALHFAKALGPRGITVNSVAPGITRNGNPVFDIPEAVEAMAGLSTFNRVGEPQDVADVIAFLVSDDARWVTGSFVDASGGTLLG encoded by the coding sequence GTGGCCGGTGCCGACGCTGTCGATACGCAGGTCGTGGTGGTCGGCGCCGGCCCCGTCGGGCTGATGCTCGCCGGAGAACTGTGCCTCGGCGGTGCCGACGTGACCGTACTGGAGCTGCTGGACGCGCCGACGACACAGTCGCGGGCGTCCACCCTGCACGCACGGACCATGGAGATCCTGCACCAGCGGGACCTGCTGGAGGGCCCCGGCGGGTTCGGCGACCCGCTGCCGCCGCACGAGCCGATGGGCCACTTCGGCGGCCTGCCGATGGACCTGCGGCTGCCCAGCCCCTACCCGGGGCAGTGGAAGGTGCCGCAGGTCCGCACCGAGGAACTGCTCGGTGCCCGCGCGGTCGAACTCGGGGCGCGGATCATGCGCGGATACCGGGTCGTCGGCCTGGAGCCGTACCCGCACCACATCGAGGTGGCGGCGGAGTACGGCGGGCGGCGGGAACGGTTCACCACGCGCTACGTCGTCGGCTGCGACGGCGAGGACTCGGCCGTACGACGGCTCGCGGGCATCGGCTTCCCCGGCAACGGCGCCGAACGGGAGCTGATCCGGGCCGACGTCGACGGCATCGAGATCCGCAACCGCCGCTTCGAGCGGCTGCCGAAGGGGCTCGCCATCGCCGCCCGGCGCGGCGACGGCGTCACCCGGGTGATGGTCCACGAGTTCGGCCGCCCGGCGCGCGCGAGCGGCGAGGCGTCCTCCGCGGACATCGTCGAGGCCTGGCGCAACGTCACCGGCGAGGACATCTCCGGCGGCACCCCGCTGTGGGTCAACTCCTTCGGCGACGCGTCCCGGCACGCGGAGCGCTACCGCGACCGTCGTGTGCTGCTGGCCGGCGACGCGGCGCACCAGCAGATGCCGATCGGCGGCCAGGCGCTCAACCTCGGCCTCCAGGACGCCGTCAACCTGGGCTGGAAGCTCGCCGCGACCGTGGTGGGGCAGGCCCCGGACGGGCTGCTCGACACCTACCACGAGGAGCGGCACGCCGTCGGGCGGCGGGTGCTGTCCCACATCCGGGCCCAGGCGCGGCTGCTGCTGGGCGGCCCGGAGGTGGAGGCCCTGCGCTCCGTCGTCGGCGAACTGACCGCCTACGAGCCGGTACGGGCCCACCTGGCCGGCACCATCAGCGGCCTCGACGTGCGCTACGAGACGGCGGCCGGCCACCCGCTGGTGGGCGCCCGCCTCCCGGAGGCCCAACTGCCCGGCTCCGCCGAGCCGTTCAGCGCGCTGGGCCTGCTGCGCACCGGGCGCGGACTGCTGCTCGTGCCGGCCCGGCAGGAGGAGCTGCGGCAGCGGATCGCCGACGTGGCCCGGCCGTGGGCCGCGACCGTCGACACCGTGACCGCGCTGCCCCCGGCGGAGGGCCCCCTGACAGAGGTCGCCGCGGTGCTCGTCCGCCCCGACGGCCACGTCGCCTGGGCCGGCGACTCGCCGGACGGCCTGGACGCGGCTCTCGGCCGCTGGTTCACCCCCGGCGGCCCGCGGGACACGCTCCCGCGCGCACACCCCCACGCAACGCACGCACACGTCAACGGCAGGAGAAGGAACATGGGTGACCTCACCGGCAAGACCGCGCTCGTCACCGGCGCGAGCCGCGGGATGGGCCGGGCCACCGCCGAACGCCTGGCCCGGGACGGCGCGCTCGTCGCCGTGCACTACGCCACCAACGAGGACGCGGCCGCCGAGGTCGTCGCCGGGATCGAGAAGGACGGCGGGCGGGCGTTCGCCGTACCGGCCGAACTCGACGCACCCGGCGGCGTGCACGAGCTGTTCCTCGGCCTGGAGCGGGGACTCAAGGAGCGCACCGGCTCCACCGTGCTCGACATCCTGGTCAACAACGCCGGGGTGATGGGCGGGGTGAAGCCCGAGGACACCACGCCGGATCAGTTCGACCGGATCTTCGGCGTGAACGCCAAGGCGCCGTTCTTCATCATCCAGCGGGCGCTCGCCGACATCCCCGACGGCGGCCGGATCGTGAACATCTCCTCCGGGCTGACCCGGTTCGCCAACCCCGACGAGATCGCGTACGCGATGAGCAAGGGCGCCGTGGAGCAGCTCGCGCTGCACTTCGCCAAGGCGCTCGGGCCGCGCGGGATCACCGTCAACAGCGTGGCCCCCGGCATCACCCGCAACGGCAACCCGGTGTTCGACATCCCGGAGGCCGTCGAGGCGATGGCGGGCCTGTCCACCTTCAACCGGGTCGGCGAACCGCAGGACGTCGCCGACGTCATCGCCTTCCTCGTCTCCGACGACGCCCGCTGGGTCACCGGCTCCTTCGTCGACGCGAGCGGCGGAACCCTCCTCGGGTGA